The Aliidongia dinghuensis genome includes the window CCCCTCAGCGCGAGTCCGGCCGTGACATGGGATTTGTTGCGAGGCGAGGTCGTGCTCACTCAAGAATGGGAAGGCAGCCACACGGCGCTTGAATTTTTTGCATCGTTTCTCGGAAGCGGCATTCGTTTCTCGGCTCACCCGGCGAGCAAACAGACGGTGCTCGGCCTCGTGGCGGCAGGATATGGTGTCACCTTGGCCACGGCGAGCCAGGGCACGGTCGGAGTTCCTGGAGTGACCTACGTGCCCATCGCCGAGCAGAATGCTTGGGTGATGGTCGATCTCGTATGGGCTGCCGACCGCGAGGAGCCGGTCGTCGGACGGTTCGTGGCTTTCATCCGCGATGAGGCCAGATCACGGGGGCTGGGTTGAGCTTTTCGTGCTCCGCCGGGCTTTCGAAAAGCCGCGGTCGGTTGCCATGAAGCGCGAGATCATAGGGACGATCAAGCGCGCAGGTTCGACCGGCGGCTGGCCGGTTTCTCTCCCCAGCGCCTCGCCATAGGCAAGGAGATCGCGGTGCAGGGAGCCGCTCACCTCGATCGTCAGCTTGACCGGCTTGTCGTCCTCGATGGGACCCAGCTTGAGCTTGCTCATATGTTCACCTCTCAGCCTTTGTACGGCTCCAGCACCAGGTCGTGAGTGACGAGGACACGCACAGGGAAGCCGGGGCGGATCGTGATGGTGGGTTGGATGCTGAGCGACCGGCTGACCACCTGTTCGCCAGCCTGATTGAGGCTTTGCGATGCGCCCTGCCGGATCGCCTGGGCGAGATTGTTCTCGCTGTCGCTGGTGCCGGCTTCCGCGCTGACGCTGAGGATCGTCGAAAGAAGCGCGGCCTTGAACAGCATGCCCCAATGGTTGTCGACCTCGTCCTCGAGGCCGGCATAACCCTCGGTATCCGTGCCGGGCTGCCGTTCCAGCACGACGGACGTGCCGTTCGGCATGATGATCCGGTTCCACACCATGAGCGCACGTGATTGGCCGAAGGCGATCTGCGCATCGTATTGTCCGATCAGCCTCGCGCCTTGCGGAACGAGAAGGATTTTCCCCGTCGGGCTATCGTAGACGTCCTCGGTCACCTGGGCCGTCACCTCGCCCGGCAGATCGGAGCGCAGGCCCGTGATGAGCGAAGCCGGAATGACGGACCCCGCCTGAAGGACATACGGGCTCGCCGGCGGCTGGATCCGGTCCGGGCTGGTCGTGCGCCTGTCGACATCCCCGTTGAGGAACGCCAGCTTATGGTCCTGGGAGGTGAGGCTGGCAGCGGAGGGATTCGCCGGCGAAGCTGATGGCGGCAGGGTCGGAGCTGTGGGGGCGGCCTGGATGCCGATGTTCGTCGTGGTGAACAGGTGGCTCGTGCGCGCGGCCTCCTGTTCCTGGGCGAGCCGCTGCTTCTCGGGGTCTTCAGCAGGCGCCGGTGCCGACATGCCGGGTGCCGGCGCACCGGCGTTGAGGATAGGTCGGCCGAGGTCGCCGGGGAGCGGAGGTCCGAGCTGGGGCGCGCTCTTCGGAAGACCGGTATAATCCTTCGGCAAGGACGCCAAGCCGTCGGGCGTATTGCGATTATTGGTGTTGTAAAGCTCGGACCCCGTGGTCTGCTGCTGGGGCTTCAAGGCGATGAAGAGCGCGCCGCCGACGCCCAGCGCCGCGGCGGCACCGAGACCGAGCAGGACCTTCCGCGAGAGGCGCGTGACCGGCGCCCGGCCCGATCGCAGCCGCATCTCCTGCGGCGGGTGCGGCGCGCTGGTGGCCTCCTCGTCTTCTTCCCGAGGCGCATCGCTCACGACTGCGGCCTCCCGTCGGTCCGCACGATGCGCACGACCTGCTGCTGCTTGCCGCCGAGCTTCAACTCGGCCGCCGCAAACAGGCGGTCGACGATCATGTAGTTGCTGCGGACGCGATAGTTGACGAGCTGGCCATCGCCTTCGGCGCCGATGACCCAGAGCGGCGGCAGTTCGCCTTGCGCAATGCCGCTCGGGAACGCGATGAAGACCTGGCGCCCATCGTCGAAGGCGCGCAGCGGACGCCAGGCCGGGCTGTCGCCTGCGATGCGGTAGCGGAAATTCAGCGCGTCGACATTCACTCCTCCGGCGACCGGCGCGGCTGCATCGGCGGCGGCATTTTGCTGGTGCAGCGCAATGAGTTGGTCCTGCGGATAGATCCAGGACACGGCCGCCATATAGGTCTTCTCATCGGAGCGGAGCTCCAGATGGTAGGTGCGCCGGTCGGTGTCGATGACGAGATTGGTGACGAGATCGGCCCGGGTCGGCTTGACGAGAATATGGATGTGCTTGCTGGGCCCGACCCCGCTCTCCGTGTCGCCGATGATCCAGCGCACCGTGTCGCCGGCGGCGACCGGCCCCGAGCCGACAAGCTGCTCGCCGGCTTCCAGCGTGATGTCGGTGATCTGCCCCGGCGCCGCGTAGACCTGGTAGAGCGCGCCGTCCGACCAGGGATATTCCTGGATGGCGTTGATGTAGCCGGCGCGCGTGGGCTGGATGCGCGCGGCACCATTGGCCTGATCGACGCGGGCTTTCGGATCGGCGGCTTCTGGCGGTGCGGTGCGTCCGGCCGAAAGCGGCTTCAACTGACCGGGCAGCGGCAGCGGCTTCGGCAGTTCGACGATCTGGACGGGCTTGGGCGGATCAGGAGCCAGGATCGCTTTGCGCGGCGTGTCGTCATAGCTGATGACTGGCGGCTTGTAGACGGAAGAGCATGCGCCGAGAGAGGCGGATGCGAGCAACAGCGTGGCAAGCGGCAGAGTGCGCATCAGCCGAGTTCCTTGGACCAGTTGAGGGCGTGGACGTAGACGCCGAGCGGGTTCTTCCGCAGCCGATCGGCATCGGTCGGCGTCTGCACGACGACGGTCAGGATGGCGCTCCATCGCTCGGTCGAGCTGAGCGCGTCATCAATGTAGCGGCGCTCGACCCATTCGACGCGGAAGCTGCTGCTGGAAGCGCGGATGACGCTGGCGACGTCGACCGAGACCTGCTCCTTGCCGATCTTGGCGAAGGGGTCGTTGGTCCTGGCGTAGTCGTTGAGCGCAAGCGCGCCCTTGTCGGTGACGTAGTTGTAGGCCTCGAGCCAGTCCTGGCGGAGCACGACCGGATCGGCGGGGATGCCGCGGACCTCTTCGATGAACCGTGCCAGATGCCACGCGATCTGCGGGTCGGTCGGCTGGTAGTCGGCGACGGCGGGTGCGACGGCCTGCGCCTGTCCCAGCTTGTCGACTTGCACGACCCAGGGCGTAATCGTGCCGCGGGCTGACTGCCAGACCAGTCCGCCGGCGAGGCCGCCGCTGAGAAGAAGCGAGCCGAAGAAGGCCAGCCGCCAGTTCTTCGCCTGGACGCGGGCCGAGCCGATGCGCTCGTCCCAAACTTGGCCGGCACGCTGATAAGGCGTCTCGGGTGCTGGGGTCTTGCCGTACCGGACCATGGGTCGTCGGAACATCGGTCATTCCCCCTCTGAAAGATCGACGCCGGTTCCGCTCGACGGATGGTCGCCGGACTGGATCGCGCGGTGCGCTGCTGAGGCGCCTTGGCTGATGGCCTGGTTGCGGCGCATGCGACGGGCCCAGGCCGGTGGGCTCGAGGATCCGGCGGCCGCTCCGGGCGCAGCACCTTCCCCGCTCCCGGCCGGGCCGGCGGCGGCGGACCGGCTTCCGGCGGCGAAGCTCTCGCGCATGCTGGCGGCGGCACGACGAAGCGGGCTCATCGCGGTATTGCCCGCCGAGGAGGCTGCGGCCTCGGCGACGCCGGACAGGCCGCCGGCGCGGTAGGCGGTGGTGGCAGCACCCGCCAGGGTCGCGCCGCCGCGTGCGGCGCCTGCCGCCACGCCGGCGGCTGCGCCGACCGCGCCAACGCCGGCGGCCGCGAGCCCAACACCTGCTGCGCCGACACCGGCGACCGCAAGACCCGTACCGATGGCGGCGCCGGCGCCGAGCTGCGGCCCACCCGAGATCAGCCCGTTGGCAATGCCCGGGCCGAAGATCGTGAGCGCGAACAAGGCGAGCGAGGCCAGGATCAGCGTCAGGGCGTCGGAAATGGTCGGCGGGTTGTTGAAGCCATTGGTGAACTGCCCGAAGATCTGCTGGCCGATGCCGACGATCACGGCGAGCACCAGGATCTTCACGCCCGAGGAGACGACGTTGCCGAGCACCTTCTCGGCGAGGAAGGTGGTGCGCCCGAACAGGCCGAAGGGGACGAGGACGAATCCCGCGAGCGTGGTCAGCTTGAACTCGATCAGGCTCACGAAGAGCTGGATCGCCATGATGAAGAAGCTGACGACGACGATCATCCAGGCGACCAGCAGGATGATGATCTGGACCAGGTTCTCGAAGACGCTGGTGAAGCCCATCATGCCGGAGATCGAGGTCAGGATTGGCTTCCCGGCATCGATGCCGACCTGGGCGAGCTTGCCCGGCTGCAGGAGCTGCGCGGTCGAGATCGTGCCGCCGCCCGCCTCGATGCCGAGGCCGGCGAAGGAGTTGTAGATGATCTGGGCGAGGTTGTTGAAATTGCCGATGATGAAGGCGAAGACGCCGATGTAGAGCGTCTTGCGGATCAGCCGGGCAAGCACGTCCTCATCAGGCACCAGCGCCCAGAACAGACCGGCGAGCGTGATGTCGATGCCGATCAGGACGCCGGCGAGCCAGCGCACGTCGCCTTGGACGAGGCCGAAGCCAGAGTCGATGTATTGGGTGAAGGTGCCCAGGAAATTATCGATGACGCCGGTGCCGCCCATCGCACTTACCGACCCTCCGGCGCGGACCGGTCATCAAAGAAGCGCCGCCGGTTCTCGGCCCAGGTTGCCTGGCAGTCCGCATCCTGTTCGGCGGCCGGCCCAAGCGCCTGGCAGCGAGCGAGCGCCGGCGCGAGCGGGTCACGGCCGGAGGGCGGCGGCGCGGTATCGTGGCGCGCAGGACCGCTGCCGACATGAATTGCGGCAAGGACGATCGCAGCCGCCACGAAGGCGAAGGCCGCTGCGCGCCCGATCGCCTTGAGGCTGGGAACCCGAACGCACATCAGTGGAACATCTGCGCGGAGCCGGGCTGGTAGCCGGCGCCGTAGTTGAGAAAGTTCCGCATCTGCTGCTGGGATTGCACCTGGCTCTCGAGCTTGCCGGCGCCGTCGATGCTCTGCGCGCGGGCCATCGCGGCGATGACCGACGTCACGTCCGCGAGCTGCTGGGTGGCGAGGCCCATGAGCTGGTTGCCGGATTGCGCCGCCTGCAGGGCGCCGCTGGCCGATTGGCTCGACGAGATCAGGGCGTTGATCTGGGTGCGGGCGTTGTCGAGGTTCTGGACCACGCCGGCCTGGACATGCATCGAGTCCTGGTAGGCCGCGCGGGCGTTCTGCCAGCGCGTCTGGGCGTCGGCCAGGAGCTGGGCGTTCGGCGTCGAAGCCGAATAGCTCTGCGGGTAGACTTGGGTAAAGGCCTGGTCGATCGTGCTGACGCTGTAGGCGATGCGCTGCGCCTGGGTGAGGAGCTGCTCGGTCCGCTGGATCGACGCTTCGAGCTGCGCGACCGACGAATACGGCAGGCTGGCGAGGTTCTTCGCCTGGTTGATCAGCATCGTGGCCTGGTTCTCCAGGCCCTGGATCTGATTATTCACCTGCTGCAGCTCGCGCGCGGCGGTGAGCACGTTCTGGGAGAAGTTCGTCGGGTCGTAGACGATCCATTGCGCCCGGGCAGGTGCCGTGGCCGTGGCGAGCGTCAGGGCGACGACGCCCACGCCGAGCGCGGCGCGAACATGGCTGCGGTTCATGGTGTGGTCTCCTTCACGGGCGAGAGCATGCCGGCGGCCCAGTCGAGCCCCTTGCTGCGCAGCCAGGCCGCGGCGAAGCCCGCCTTGCCGTGCTGGGCGAGGAGATCGGCGATGGCGGCCTGGTCGGTCTTCGATGATGCGGCGGTGAAGGCGAGTGCCACCTCCGAGAGGCCGAGCTCGAACAGGCGGTTGCCGCGGCGCGACTGGCAGTAGTAGTCGCGCTTCGGTGTCGCGCGGCTGAGGATCTCGATCTGCCGGTCGTTCAAGCCGAAGCGGCGATAGACCACGGCGATCTGGGGTTCGAGCGCGCGCTCATTCGGCAGGAACAGCCGTGTCGGGCAGCTCTCGATGATGGCCGGCGCAATGGCGGAGCCGTCTATGTCCGCGAGCGATTGCGTGGCGAAGATGACGCTGGCGTTCTTTTTGCGCAGCGTCTTCAACCACTCCCTGAGCTGGCCGGCGAAACCTGGATCGTCGAGGGCAAGCCAGCCCTCGTCGATGATGAGGAGCGTCGGCTGGCCGTCGAGCCGGTCCCCGATGCGGTGGAAGAGATAGGCGAGCACGGCGGCGGCGGAGCCGCTGCCGATCAGCCCCTCGGTCTCGAAAGCCTGGATGTCGGCCTCGCCGAGCCGTTCGGCTTCCGCGTCGAGCAGGCGACCCCAAGGCCCTGCGACGGTGTAGGGCTGGATGGCCTGCTTCAGCGCCCCCGATTGCAGCAGCACAGAGAGGCCGGTGATCGTCCGTTCCTCGAGCGGCGCGGAGGCGAGCGAGGTCAGCGCCGACCAGAGATGCTCCTTCAGCTCCGGCGTGATCGCCAGAGATTCTCGGCCGAGCAGCGCCGCCACCCACTCGGCCGCCCAGGCGCGTTCGCCGGGATCGTCCACGCGCGCCAGAGGCTGCAGCGCCACAGGCTCGGCGGCGTCGCCGGCGAGGGCACCGCCGAGATCGTGCCAATCGCCGCCCATGGCGAGCGCCGCCGCGCGGATCGAGCCGCCGAAGTCGAAGGCGAAGACCTGGGCGCCTGAGTAGCGACGGAACTGCAGCGCCATCAGCGCCAGCAGCACGCTCTTGCCGGCGCCGGTGGGGCCGACGATGAGCGTGTGCCCGACATCGCCGACATGGAGCGAGAAACGAAACGGCGTCGAGCCCTCGGTTCGGGCGAAGAACAGCGGCGGCGCCTGGAAATGCTCGTCCCGTTCCGCGCCCGCCCACACGGCCGAGAACGGCATCATATGCGCGAGGTTGAGCGTCGAGATCGGCGGCTGCCGGACATTGGCGTAGACGTGGCCGGGCAGCGAGCCGAGCCAGGCTTCGACCGCGTTGACCGTCTCGCGCATGCAGGTGAAGTCGCGGCCCTGGATCGCTTTCTCGACCAGGCGCAGCCGGTCGTCGGCGGTCCGCGCGTCCTCGTCCCAAACCGTGATCGTCGCGGTGACGTAGGCCTCGCCGATCAGATCCGAGCCGAGCTCCTGCAAGGCGGCATCGGCGTCGAGCGCCTTGTTGGCGGCGTCGGAATCCATCAGGACAGACGCCTCGTTGGTCATGACCTCCTTGAGGATCGCCATGATCGACTTCCGCTTGGCGAACCATTGCCGCCGGATCTTGCCGAGCAGCCTGGTGGCGTCCGTCTTGTCGAGGCAGATGGCGCGCGTGACCCATCGGTACGGAAAGGCCAGGCGGTTGAGGTCGTCGAGCAGGCCGGGCCAGGTCTGCGACGGGAATCCCATGATGGTGAGGGTGCGCAGATGCGCACGGCCGAGACGCGGCTCCAGGCCGCCGGTCACGTCCTCGTCGATCAGGATGGCGTCGAGATACATCGGCGTCTCGGGCACGCGGACGCGCTGGCGCCGGGTCGAGATGCAGGAATGGAGATAGGTCAGCGTCTCGCCGTCATCGAGCCAGGCAGCTTCGGGCATGAAGCCCTCGACCAAGGCCAGGACACGATCGGTCCGGTCGACGAAGCCGTCGAGCGCCGCGCGCCAATCGGTCGAGCCGCCTGCGCGGTTCTCGTAAAGCCAGGCCTCGGCACGTGCTGCGTCGTCGGCCGGCGGCAGCCAGAGGAGCGTCAGGAAGTAGCGGCTCTCGAAGTGAGCGCCTTCCTCCTCGAACTGAGCCCGCCGCTCGGCGTCGACGAGGCCCGAGGTCGGCTCGGGGAAGTCGCTGACGGGATAGCTGTGCGCGGGCTCGCGTTGCGCCTCGATGAAGATGGCCCAGCCCGAGCCGAGGCGGCGCAAGGCGTTGTTGAGCCGCGAGGTGATCGCGACCAGCTCGGCCGGCGTCGAGGAATCGAGATCGGGGCCGCGGAAGCGTGCCGTCCGCTGGAACGAGCCGTCCTTGTTGAGGACGACCCCTTCGGCGACGAGCGCCGCCCAGGGCAGGAAATCGGAGAGGCTCTGGGCGCGGCCGCGATATTCGGCGAGGTTCAGCATGGCAATCTCACGCG containing:
- the trbG gene encoding P-type conjugative transfer protein TrbG; this translates as MRTLPLATLLLASASLGACSSVYKPPVISYDDTPRKAILAPDPPKPVQIVELPKPLPLPGQLKPLSAGRTAPPEAADPKARVDQANGAARIQPTRAGYINAIQEYPWSDGALYQVYAAPGQITDITLEAGEQLVGSGPVAAGDTVRWIIGDTESGVGPSKHIHILVKPTRADLVTNLVIDTDRRTYHLELRSDEKTYMAAVSWIYPQDQLIALHQQNAAADAAAPVAGGVNVDALNFRYRIAGDSPAWRPLRAFDDGRQVFIAFPSGIAQGELPPLWVIGAEGDGQLVNYRVRSNYMIVDRLFAAAELKLGGKQQQVVRIVRTDGRPQS
- the trbJ gene encoding P-type conjugative transfer protein TrbJ, encoding MNRSHVRAALGVGVVALTLATATAPARAQWIVYDPTNFSQNVLTAARELQQVNNQIQGLENQATMLINQAKNLASLPYSSVAQLEASIQRTEQLLTQAQRIAYSVSTIDQAFTQVYPQSYSASTPNAQLLADAQTRWQNARAAYQDSMHVQAGVVQNLDNARTQINALISSSQSASGALQAAQSGNQLMGLATQQLADVTSVIAAMARAQSIDGAGKLESQVQSQQQMRNFLNYGAGYQPGSAQMFH
- the trbL gene encoding P-type conjugative transfer protein TrbL; amino-acid sequence: MGGTGVIDNFLGTFTQYIDSGFGLVQGDVRWLAGVLIGIDITLAGLFWALVPDEDVLARLIRKTLYIGVFAFIIGNFNNLAQIIYNSFAGLGIEAGGGTISTAQLLQPGKLAQVGIDAGKPILTSISGMMGFTSVFENLVQIIILLVAWMIVVVSFFIMAIQLFVSLIEFKLTTLAGFVLVPFGLFGRTTFLAEKVLGNVVSSGVKILVLAVIVGIGQQIFGQFTNGFNNPPTISDALTLILASLALFALTIFGPGIANGLISGGPQLGAGAAIGTGLAVAGVGAAGVGLAAAGVGAVGAAAGVAAGAARGGATLAGAATTAYRAGGLSGVAEAAASSAGNTAMSPLRRAAASMRESFAAGSRSAAAGPAGSGEGAAPGAAAGSSSPPAWARRMRRNQAISQGASAAHRAIQSGDHPSSGTGVDLSEGE
- the trbF gene encoding conjugal transfer protein TrbF, yielding MFRRPMVRYGKTPAPETPYQRAGQVWDERIGSARVQAKNWRLAFFGSLLLSGGLAGGLVWQSARGTITPWVVQVDKLGQAQAVAPAVADYQPTDPQIAWHLARFIEEVRGIPADPVVLRQDWLEAYNYVTDKGALALNDYARTNDPFAKIGKEQVSVDVASVIRASSSSFRVEWVERRYIDDALSSTERWSAILTVVVQTPTDADRLRKNPLGVYVHALNWSKELG
- the trbE gene encoding conjugal transfer protein TrbE, whose protein sequence is MLNLAEYRGRAQSLSDFLPWAALVAEGVVLNKDGSFQRTARFRGPDLDSSTPAELVAITSRLNNALRRLGSGWAIFIEAQREPAHSYPVSDFPEPTSGLVDAERRAQFEEEGAHFESRYFLTLLWLPPADDAARAEAWLYENRAGGSTDWRAALDGFVDRTDRVLALVEGFMPEAAWLDDGETLTYLHSCISTRRQRVRVPETPMYLDAILIDEDVTGGLEPRLGRAHLRTLTIMGFPSQTWPGLLDDLNRLAFPYRWVTRAICLDKTDATRLLGKIRRQWFAKRKSIMAILKEVMTNEASVLMDSDAANKALDADAALQELGSDLIGEAYVTATITVWDEDARTADDRLRLVEKAIQGRDFTCMRETVNAVEAWLGSLPGHVYANVRQPPISTLNLAHMMPFSAVWAGAERDEHFQAPPLFFARTEGSTPFRFSLHVGDVGHTLIVGPTGAGKSVLLALMALQFRRYSGAQVFAFDFGGSIRAAALAMGGDWHDLGGALAGDAAEPVALQPLARVDDPGERAWAAEWVAALLGRESLAITPELKEHLWSALTSLASAPLEERTITGLSVLLQSGALKQAIQPYTVAGPWGRLLDAEAERLGEADIQAFETEGLIGSGSAAAVLAYLFHRIGDRLDGQPTLLIIDEGWLALDDPGFAGQLREWLKTLRKKNASVIFATQSLADIDGSAIAPAIIESCPTRLFLPNERALEPQIAVVYRRFGLNDRQIEILSRATPKRDYYCQSRRGNRLFELGLSEVALAFTAASSKTDQAAIADLLAQHGKAGFAAAWLRSKGLDWAAGMLSPVKETTP
- the trbK-alt gene encoding putative entry exclusion protein TrbK-alt; translated protein: MCVRVPSLKAIGRAAAFAFVAAAIVLAAIHVGSGPARHDTAPPPSGRDPLAPALARCQALGPAAEQDADCQATWAENRRRFFDDRSAPEGR
- a CDS encoding DUF2274 domain-containing protein, which produces MSKLKLGPIEDDKPVKLTIEVSGSLHRDLLAYGEALGRETGQPPVEPARLIVPMISRFMATDRGFSKARRSTKSSTQPP
- a CDS encoding TrbI/VirB10 family protein, which encodes MSDAPREEDEEATSAPHPPQEMRLRSGRAPVTRLSRKVLLGLGAAAALGVGGALFIALKPQQQTTGSELYNTNNRNTPDGLASLPKDYTGLPKSAPQLGPPLPGDLGRPILNAGAPAPGMSAPAPAEDPEKQRLAQEQEAARTSHLFTTTNIGIQAAPTAPTLPPSASPANPSAASLTSQDHKLAFLNGDVDRRTTSPDRIQPPASPYVLQAGSVIPASLITGLRSDLPGEVTAQVTEDVYDSPTGKILLVPQGARLIGQYDAQIAFGQSRALMVWNRIIMPNGTSVVLERQPGTDTEGYAGLEDEVDNHWGMLFKAALLSTILSVSAEAGTSDSENNLAQAIRQGASQSLNQAGEQVVSRSLSIQPTITIRPGFPVRVLVTHDLVLEPYKG